A window from Lachnoanaerobaculum umeaense encodes these proteins:
- a CDS encoding WG repeat-containing protein, which produces MIIRTEGKERHNYLLNRKKISLLIFALFLIFSSTMVSNLINKTNTQWEWVIKPSLYKDISFLEGNLFKFYKNSGEVCIIDASTKDIYEYPLFDDIDFDRENVFIANKNSSFFYVDKAGNKLSDKTYENIYSFKDGLSAVKLKGLWGFIDKNFNQVIDFNFYDVHLFYENYAAVMDKDNKWGFIDINENIVIDFQYDEVMDFHEGLAAVKQGDKWTFINNKGIVVTNTFYDEISDLHEGFAAVKRQDKWGYIDKNGKEVIECKYDDAHNFSEGLAAVAINNYLDDGYIAWAYIDTTGDIVIPFYSYSAISGVSLIIGEFHDGKAFVTKDLVSVIGKNGENIFRGNSLFFVSKAKYYKEHSAMIGYIYSDSSMKIRKYGLLNLEGEEVLKPIFDYIEDIYGEYMIVADIKNGTDMNYGIVRIK; this is translated from the coding sequence ATGATTATAAGGACAGAAGGGAAGGAGAGGCACAATTATTTACTAAATAGAAAAAAAATCTCACTTTTAATATTTGCTTTGTTTCTAATATTTTCTAGTACTATGGTATCAAATTTAATTAATAAAACAAATACTCAATGGGAGTGGGTAATCAAACCAAGTTTATATAAAGATATAAGTTTTTTAGAGGGGAACTTATTTAAATTTTATAAGAACAGTGGAGAAGTTTGTATTATTGATGCAAGTACCAAAGATATCTATGAGTATCCGCTTTTTGATGATATTGATTTTGATAGAGAAAATGTATTTATTGCAAATAAAAATTCTTCTTTTTTCTATGTTGACAAAGCAGGTAACAAGTTATCGGATAAAACTTATGAAAACATATATTCTTTTAAAGATGGTTTATCAGCAGTTAAGCTTAAGGGTTTGTGGGGATTCATAGATAAAAACTTCAATCAGGTTATTGATTTTAATTTTTATGATGTACATTTATTTTATGAAAATTATGCTGCGGTTATGGATAAGGATAATAAATGGGGGTTTATAGATATAAATGAAAATATAGTAATAGACTTTCAATATGATGAAGTAATGGATTTTCATGAGGGCTTGGCAGCTGTTAAGCAGGGGGATAAATGGACTTTTATAAACAATAAAGGAATTGTAGTAACAAATACTTTTTATGATGAAATTAGTGATTTACATGAAGGTTTTGCTGCTGTAAAAAGGCAAGATAAATGGGGCTATATAGACAAAAATGGTAAAGAGGTAATTGAGTGCAAATATGATGATGCACATAATTTTAGTGAAGGTCTTGCTGCTGTTGCAATTAATAATTATTTGGATGACGGTTATATTGCATGGGCCTACATAGATACTACGGGAGACATTGTGATTCCTTTTTACTCATACAGTGCTATAAGTGGAGTTTCTTTAATTATTGGTGAATTTCATGATGGAAAAGCCTTTGTAACAAAAGATTTAGTATCTGTTATAGGGAAGAATGGAGAAAATATTTTTCGAGGTAATTCCTTGTTTTTTGTTTCAAAAGCAAAATATTATAAAGAACATTCAGCAATGATTGGCTACATTTATTCAGATTCAAGTATGAAGATTAGAAAGTATGGTCTTTTGAATTTAGAGGGAGAGGAAGTATTAAAACCAATATTTGATTACATAGAAGACATATATGGAGAATATATGATAGTTGCTGACATAAAGAATGGAACAGATATGAACTATGGCATAGTTAGAATAAAATGA
- a CDS encoding DUF6075 family protein, whose protein sequence is MKSTALSAENNSKRSIIFISEAHEKFYYEKLKEVRKQDAYHKALCYCLGISPDTRRNINSIYDFKTGDIKTECLCEGWQTGSSMKVVRLAFNLYCNTTPSVDDYKEPEEQMDECMKYTVEDLFCCTYAPFFWQAIQIRYPDYANYNFIGG, encoded by the coding sequence ATGAAGAGCACAGCGTTAAGTGCAGAAAATAATAGTAAACGGTCTATTATATTTATTAGCGAGGCACATGAAAAATTCTACTATGAAAAACTAAAAGAAGTAAGGAAACAAGATGCCTACCATAAGGCACTTTGCTATTGTCTGGGTATCAGCCCTGATACGAGAAGAAATATTAACAGTATTTATGATTTTAAGACCGGTGATATAAAGACCGAGTGTTTGTGTGAGGGGTGGCAAACAGGTAGCAGTATGAAGGTGGTGAGACTGGCATTTAACCTTTATTGTAACACTACACCAAGTGTAGATGATTATAAAGAACCGGAAGAACAGATGGATGAGTGTATGAAGTATACAGTAGAAGACTTGTTTTGCTGTACTTATGCACCATTCTTTTGGCAAGCGATACAGATTCGCTATCCTGACTACGCTAATTATAACTTTATAGGAGGATAG
- the ppdK gene encoding pyruvate, phosphate dikinase yields MANKWVYLFTEGNATMRNLLGGKGANLAEMTNLGLPVPQGFTITTEACTQYYEDGEKINDEIMGQIMENITKMEEITGKKFGDKENPLLVSVRSGARASMPGMMDTILNLGLNEEVVEVLAAKSGNPRWAYDCYRRFIQMFSDVVMEVGKKYFEVLIDQMKEKKGVTQDVDLTAEDLKELANQFKAEYKSKIGSDFPSDPKEQLMAAVKAVFRSWDNPRANIYRRDNDIPYSWGTAVNVQMMAFGNMGDTSGTGVAFTRDPATGEKKLMGEFLMNAQGEDVVAGVRTPQHIDQLKEVMPAVYDEFVEICHKLEDHYRDMQDMEFTIEDRKLYMLQTRNGKRTAFAALKIACDLVDEGMIDEAKAVSMIEPRNLDTLLHPTFDTEAVKKATPIGKGLAASPGAASGQIVFTAEDAKAWADAGKKVVLVRLETSPEDIEGMKASQGILTVRGGMTSHAAVVARGMGTCCVSGLSEIIMDEENKKFELGGKTFHEGDVISFDGTTGNVYDGAIPTQEAQIAGEFGRIMGWADKYRRLKVRTNADTPEDARKARELGAEGIGLCRTEHMFFEGDRIDAFREMICSDTVEEREKALEKILPVQQGDFEKLYEALEGNPVTIRFLDPPLHEFVPTEEAEIEKLAKTQGKSVAQIKAIIASLHEFNPMMGHRGLRLAVTYPEIAVMQTKAVIRAAINVAKAHPDWNLKPEIMIPLSSDAKELKYVKDIVVKTADEEIAAAGSNIKYEVGTMIEIPRACLTADEIAKQAEFFCFGTNDLTQMTFGFSRDDAGKFLNAYYDRKIFENDPFAKLDQVGVGKLMKMAIELGKQTRPELHVGICGEHGGDPSSVEFCHKIGLDYVSCSPFRVPIARLAAAQAAIAEKRN; encoded by the coding sequence ATGGCAAATAAGTGGGTATACCTTTTTACAGAAGGTAACGCAACAATGAGAAATCTTTTGGGTGGTAAGGGTGCAAACCTTGCAGAGATGACAAATCTCGGTTTACCTGTACCTCAGGGATTCACAATTACAACAGAGGCATGTACTCAGTACTATGAGGACGGCGAGAAGATAAATGATGAGATCATGGGTCAAATCATGGAGAATATTACTAAGATGGAAGAGATCACAGGAAAGAAATTCGGTGATAAGGAAAATCCTCTCTTAGTTTCTGTTCGTTCAGGTGCAAGAGCATCTATGCCGGGTATGATGGATACAATTCTTAACCTCGGTCTTAACGAAGAGGTTGTAGAGGTTCTAGCTGCAAAGTCAGGTAACCCAAGATGGGCTTATGACTGCTACAGAAGATTTATCCAGATGTTCTCAGACGTAGTTATGGAAGTTGGTAAGAAGTATTTTGAGGTTCTTATCGACCAGATGAAAGAGAAAAAGGGAGTTACACAGGACGTTGACCTTACAGCTGAAGATTTGAAGGAACTTGCAAATCAGTTCAAGGCTGAGTATAAGTCAAAAATCGGTTCAGATTTCCCTTCAGATCCTAAGGAACAGCTTATGGCTGCCGTTAAGGCTGTATTCCGTTCATGGGATAACCCACGTGCAAATATCTATCGTCGTGACAATGATATTCCATATTCATGGGGTACAGCAGTTAACGTACAGATGATGGCATTCGGTAACATGGGTGATACATCAGGTACAGGTGTTGCATTTACAAGAGATCCTGCTACAGGTGAGAAGAAGCTCATGGGTGAGTTCCTTATGAACGCTCAGGGTGAGGACGTTGTTGCAGGTGTTCGTACACCACAGCATATCGATCAGTTGAAGGAAGTAATGCCTGCTGTATATGATGAGTTCGTTGAGATTTGCCATAAGCTTGAGGATCATTACAGAGATATGCAGGATATGGAGTTTACTATCGAGGATAGAAAGCTTTACATGTTACAGACAAGAAACGGTAAGAGAACAGCATTTGCTGCACTTAAGATCGCATGTGACCTTGTAGATGAGGGTATGATTGATGAGGCTAAGGCTGTTTCTATGATAGAGCCAAGAAACCTTGATACACTTCTTCACCCAACATTTGATACAGAGGCTGTTAAGAAGGCTACACCTATAGGTAAGGGTCTTGCTGCTTCACCGGGTGCTGCAAGCGGACAGATTGTATTTACAGCTGAAGATGCAAAGGCTTGGGCTGATGCAGGTAAGAAGGTTGTTCTTGTAAGACTTGAGACATCACCTGAAGATATCGAGGGTATGAAGGCTTCACAGGGTATCCTTACAGTTCGTGGTGGTATGACATCACACGCAGCTGTTGTTGCTCGTGGTATGGGTACTTGCTGTGTATCAGGTCTTTCAGAGATCATTATGGATGAGGAGAACAAGAAGTTCGAGCTTGGCGGAAAGACATTCCACGAGGGAGATGTTATCTCATTTGACGGTACAACAGGTAATGTTTATGATGGTGCTATTCCAACTCAGGAAGCTCAGATCGCAGGTGAGTTTGGAAGAATCATGGGATGGGCTGACAAGTATAGAAGACTTAAAGTTCGTACAAACGCAGATACACCTGAGGATGCAAGAAAAGCAAGAGAGCTTGGTGCAGAGGGTATCGGACTTTGCCGTACAGAGCATATGTTCTTTGAGGGCGACAGAATTGACGCATTCAGAGAGATGATCTGTTCAGATACAGTAGAAGAGAGAGAGAAAGCTCTTGAGAAGATTTTACCTGTACAGCAGGGAGATTTCGAGAAGCTTTACGAGGCACTTGAGGGTAATCCTGTTACAATCAGATTCCTTGATCCGCCGCTTCATGAGTTCGTTCCTACAGAGGAAGCTGAGATTGAGAAGCTTGCAAAGACTCAGGGCAAGAGCGTAGCACAGATTAAGGCTATCATCGCTTCACTTCACGAGTTCAACCCGATGATGGGACACAGAGGACTTCGTCTTGCAGTAACATATCCTGAGATTGCGGTAATGCAGACAAAGGCTGTTATCAGAGCTGCTATCAATGTAGCTAAGGCTCATCCTGATTGGAACCTTAAGCCGGAGATCATGATTCCGCTTTCATCTGACGCTAAGGAGCTTAAGTACGTTAAGGATATCGTTGTTAAGACAGCAGATGAGGAGATTGCGGCAGCAGGCTCAAACATCAAGTATGAAGTTGGTACAATGATTGAGATCCCAAGAGCATGTCTTACAGCTGATGAGATTGCTAAGCAGGCTGAATTCTTCTGCTTCGGTACAAACGACCTTACACAGATGACATTCGGTTTCTCAAGAGATGATGCAGGTAAGTTCCTCAATGCTTACTATGACAGAAAGATCTTCGAGAACGATCCGTTTGCTAAGCTTGACCAGGTTGGAGTTGGTAAGCTTATGAAGATGGCTATCGAGCTTGGAAAGCAGACAAGACCTGAGCTTCACGTAGGTATCTGCGGCGAGCACGGTGGAGATCCTTCATCAGTTGAGTTCTGCCACAAGATCGGCCTTGACTATGTGTCATGTTCACCATTTAGAGTGCCAATTGCAAGACTTGCAGCAGCACAGGCAGCGATTGCGGAAAAGAGGAATTAG
- a CDS encoding FprA family A-type flavoprotein produces MHQEQCIKDNLYYVGGSDRRQRLFENAYPIPNGMAYNSYIILDEKTILFDSVDKTVEDVFFENLKATLGDRPLDYVVITHMEPDHAATLGDLLNIHPEMMIVGNAKIKAMIGQFFDFSLDHRFMEVKEGDTLSTGEHTFKFYFAPMVHWPEVMMVYDEKSKALFSSDAFGCFGALSGNIFADELNYECEWYSESRRYYANIVGKFGLQVMNILKKLAALDIELICSLHGPIYRTKEDILACIKKYQTWGSYSPEDEEVVIFSGSVYGHTEDFSTLLATLVAQRGIRNTKVLDISAIDVSYLLSEAFRAKVLVFASSSYNGGLFTPMENFLMDLVAHNFQNRDVFVVENGSWALTAGKTMREIIGQLKNVNISEETISIKSLLTKDQYADAVAMADKIVEYLKK; encoded by the coding sequence ATGCATCAGGAACAATGTATTAAGGACAATTTATATTATGTTGGAGGCAGCGATAGAAGACAGAGACTTTTCGAGAATGCTTATCCTATTCCAAATGGAATGGCTTACAACTCATATATTATATTGGATGAAAAAACTATACTCTTTGACTCAGTTGATAAAACTGTTGAAGATGTGTTCTTTGAAAACTTAAAAGCAACACTTGGTGACAGACCCCTTGACTATGTAGTAATAACACATATGGAACCTGACCACGCCGCTACTTTGGGCGATCTTTTAAATATTCATCCTGAAATGATGATAGTTGGTAATGCTAAGATAAAGGCAATGATTGGCCAGTTCTTTGACTTCTCTTTAGACCACAGATTTATGGAAGTAAAAGAAGGTGACACATTAAGCACAGGCGAACATACATTTAAGTTCTATTTTGCACCCATGGTTCACTGGCCTGAGGTAATGATGGTATATGATGAGAAGTCAAAAGCACTTTTCTCTTCAGATGCTTTCGGTTGTTTCGGTGCACTTTCAGGAAATATATTCGCAGATGAGTTAAACTATGAGTGTGAGTGGTACTCAGAATCAAGAAGGTATTATGCAAATATTGTAGGAAAATTCGGCTTGCAGGTTATGAATATTTTAAAGAAACTTGCCGCTCTGGATATAGAGCTTATCTGTTCACTCCATGGTCCTATATATAGAACAAAAGAGGATATCCTTGCCTGCATCAAAAAGTACCAGACATGGGGTTCTTATTCTCCCGAAGATGAAGAGGTAGTTATATTCTCAGGATCTGTTTATGGACATACAGAAGATTTTTCCACATTGCTTGCAACCTTAGTAGCTCAAAGAGGAATAAGAAATACAAAGGTACTTGATATTTCTGCTATTGATGTATCTTACCTGCTTTCAGAGGCTTTTAGAGCAAAGGTACTTGTATTTGCTTCTTCTTCTTACAATGGTGGACTCTTCACTCCAATGGAAAACTTCCTTATGGACCTTGTAGCACATAATTTCCAGAACAGAGATGTTTTTGTAGTGGAGAACGGTTCATGGGCACTCACAGCCGGCAAAACCATGCGTGAGATTATAGGACAATTAAAGAATGTCAATATCTCAGAAGAGACTATCAGTATCAAATCACTTCTTACTAAAGATCAGTACGCTGATGCGGTTGCAATGGCAGATAAGATTGTAGAATATTTGAAAAAATAA
- a CDS encoding AzlC family ABC transporter permease, with the protein MNQSGFKFYYPMFMSFVIFAGSVEFATVSWLLGSFDPINIFFLTLMINARHLFYGLSMLEKYNIPGWKKLYLIYGMCDESFSINATIDIPKDIDKGWFMFFVTMLNHMYWVAGATIGGIFGSFIPFGTKGIEFVMTALFVVIFLENWLKEKNHTASFIGLFVSIVCLSVFKVSNFIIPSMFIILATLTLLRVRLQQYE; encoded by the coding sequence ATGAATCAATCTGGTTTTAAATTTTACTACCCTATGTTTATGAGCTTTGTAATTTTTGCAGGTTCTGTAGAATTTGCAACCGTTTCCTGGTTACTTGGAAGCTTTGATCCTATAAATATATTCTTTCTGACACTTATGATAAATGCCAGACATTTATTCTATGGTCTGTCAATGCTGGAAAAATATAATATCCCAGGTTGGAAGAAACTGTATTTAATTTATGGCATGTGTGATGAGTCCTTTTCTATAAATGCTACAATAGATATTCCAAAAGACATTGATAAAGGCTGGTTTATGTTCTTTGTAACTATGTTAAATCATATGTATTGGGTTGCCGGTGCCACTATAGGCGGAATATTCGGAAGCTTCATACCTTTTGGCACTAAAGGAATAGAGTTTGTGATGACTGCACTCTTTGTTGTTATCTTCCTTGAAAACTGGCTTAAAGAAAAAAATCATACTGCATCTTTTATTGGTCTTTTTGTATCCATTGTATGTCTGTCAGTTTTTAAAGTTTCGAACTTTATTATACCTTCAATGTTTATAATACTTGCCACACTTACATTACTTAGAGTGAGGTTACAACAATATGAGTAA
- a CDS encoding branched-chain amino acid transporter permease codes for MSKLQRIIIIALVAFATMITRFLPFIAFPANKETPSYVKYLGKVLPAAVLGLLVIYSLKDVSIFNEYHAIPESVSIAVIVLLHFWKRQMILSISIGTILYMLLVQFIFK; via the coding sequence ATGAGTAAATTACAACGAATAATTATAATAGCTCTTGTAGCATTTGCCACAATGATCACCAGATTTTTACCATTTATAGCCTTTCCGGCAAATAAGGAAACTCCTTCCTATGTAAAATATCTTGGCAAGGTTTTACCTGCTGCAGTACTTGGACTTTTAGTAATATATTCACTAAAAGATGTATCAATATTTAATGAATATCATGCTATTCCTGAATCCGTAAGTATTGCGGTTATTGTATTATTACATTTTTGGAAAAGACAAATGATACTTTCTATCTCTATAGGAACAATACTTTATATGTTATTGGTCCAATTTATATTTAAATAA
- a CDS encoding glutamate-5-semialdehyde dehydrogenase, with protein sequence MKEIAKKVKSDSFILMASSNDIRNNCLQNIIKNLNRDREHILLENQKDIENAKAENISASILSRLLFDEHKLDTVIAGINDLINMDDPIGKITLKRELDEGLILTRTTTPIGVIGVIFEARPDALVQIASLCIKSGNAAILKGGSEAKLTNRALFESIKEAILEANLPKHILVQLEARSDVGELLSCSEYVDLLIPRGSNSFVKYIIDNTNISVMGHADGVCHTYVDEDFDIEKSVRILIDAKTQYPSACNTTETLLVHEKAVSNLLPKLNEAFKAASIKVYADIDVLSYFDNATAANDKSFHTEYLEKTINVKTVKDIDEAIDHINTYGSHHTDAILTNIDSNADYFMSRVDSANVYKNCSTRFADGFRYGFGAEVGISTGKLHARGPVGLEGLCTYKYKLYGNGDIVADYADGNKAFHFRDLN encoded by the coding sequence ATGAAAGAGATTGCAAAAAAAGTAAAATCAGACAGTTTTATCTTGATGGCAAGCAGCAATGATATAAGAAATAATTGTCTTCAAAATATTATAAAAAATTTGAATAGAGATAGAGAACATATTCTTTTAGAAAATCAAAAAGATATAGAAAATGCCAAGGCTGAAAATATATCAGCTTCCATACTCTCAAGACTTTTGTTTGACGAGCATAAGCTGGATACTGTTATAGCAGGTATCAATGATTTGATAAATATGGATGACCCTATAGGTAAGATCACTTTAAAAAGAGAGTTGGATGAGGGACTTATACTTACCAGAACCACAACTCCAATAGGTGTTATAGGAGTTATCTTTGAGGCAAGACCTGATGCCTTGGTGCAGATAGCTTCTCTATGTATCAAAAGCGGCAATGCAGCCATACTTAAGGGCGGTAGCGAGGCAAAACTTACAAATAGAGCATTATTTGAAAGTATCAAAGAAGCTATTTTAGAAGCAAATCTTCCTAAACATATACTTGTTCAACTGGAAGCTAGAAGTGATGTAGGTGAATTGCTCTCCTGCTCTGAATATGTGGACTTGCTGATACCAAGAGGATCAAACTCCTTTGTAAAATATATTATTGACAATACAAATATTTCTGTTATGGGGCATGCTGACGGTGTATGCCATACCTATGTAGATGAAGACTTTGACATCGAAAAATCTGTAAGGATATTAATAGATGCAAAGACTCAGTACCCTTCTGCATGTAATACTACTGAGACATTGTTGGTTCATGAAAAGGCTGTTTCGAATCTTTTACCTAAGCTGAATGAAGCTTTTAAAGCAGCAAGTATTAAGGTATATGCCGATATTGATGTTCTTTCATATTTTGATAATGCTACAGCTGCCAATGATAAGTCTTTTCACACAGAATATCTTGAAAAGACTATCAATGTAAAAACTGTAAAGGATATTGATGAAGCTATTGATCATATAAATACCTATGGTTCACATCATACAGATGCCATACTTACAAATATAGATTCAAATGCTGATTACTTTATGAGTAGAGTTGACTCTGCAAATGTATATAAAAACTGTTCCACAAGATTTGCTGACGGTTTCAGATATGGTTTTGGAGCTGAAGTAGGTATAAGTACAGGAAAGCTTCATGCCAGAGGTCCTGTAGGGCTTGAAGGGCTTTGTACCTACAAATACAAGCTTTATGGAAATGGCGATATCGTAGCAGACTATGCCGATGGAAATAAAGCATTTCATTTTAGAGACCTTAATTAG
- a CDS encoding N-acetylmuramoyl-L-alanine amidase family protein yields the protein MRLAKKIAILGTVLLCSLLSKPVYAANKTISTVSIKVNTDLNIGDNSDALDVNYGSNSGGDINVYTTSDRFNIVDAEITSGRNYINIGDEIKMKLTLEASGEYSFKGTYSSSNINVNGGKYLSSSKKNGDLIVNIKLNPIKGTYEAPEDVEWKDNGIGNAKWDEPSATSGYYELILLRGSTQVTRVENYKGNSYSFQNDMTQKGTYKFKIRTVAKGDNDYGRNSEWITSDEFYLDESNVSKNNSNSTNQPGYNVGWNKSGDTWYFRFPDGSLKTSGWEYISDKWYLFDDAGRMLTGWQKVDGEYYYMNEYGHMTMGWQQSNGKWYYLNADVPRGKMLSNTWLHSSDGKYYYLDSNGAMCEKWTQISGKWYYFYPGSGYMATNTTVDSFRLGANGAWVR from the coding sequence ATGAGGTTAGCTAAAAAAATAGCTATTTTAGGAACTGTTTTATTATGTTCACTTTTATCAAAGCCTGTTTATGCTGCGAACAAAACAATAAGTACTGTCAGTATAAAAGTTAATACAGACTTGAATATAGGAGATAATTCAGATGCTCTTGATGTAAATTATGGTAGCAATTCAGGTGGAGACATCAATGTGTACACTACATCCGACAGGTTTAATATAGTAGATGCCGAGATTACAAGTGGAAGAAATTATATTAATATAGGAGATGAGATAAAAATGAAGCTTACTTTGGAAGCAAGCGGAGAATATTCATTTAAGGGAACATATTCATCTTCAAATATAAATGTAAATGGCGGAAAGTATTTGTCTTCATCTAAGAAAAACGGAGATTTAATAGTAAATATCAAGTTGAATCCTATAAAGGGAACATATGAAGCTCCGGAGGATGTAGAGTGGAAGGACAATGGTATAGGTAATGCTAAGTGGGATGAACCATCTGCTACATCCGGATATTATGAGCTTATTTTGCTTCGTGGAAGTACACAGGTGACAAGAGTAGAAAACTATAAGGGAAATAGCTACAGTTTTCAAAATGATATGACTCAAAAGGGCACATATAAGTTCAAGATAAGAACAGTGGCCAAAGGTGATAATGACTATGGAAGAAATTCAGAGTGGATAACTTCGGATGAGTTTTATCTGGATGAGTCAAATGTTTCAAAGAATAATAGTAACTCTACAAATCAACCCGGATACAATGTAGGGTGGAATAAATCAGGTGATACCTGGTATTTTAGATTCCCTGATGGAAGCCTAAAGACAAGTGGTTGGGAGTATATTTCTGATAAATGGTATTTATTTGATGATGCAGGCAGAATGCTCACAGGTTGGCAAAAGGTGGATGGAGAATACTACTACATGAATGAGTATGGTCATATGACAATGGGTTGGCAGCAGTCAAATGGTAAGTGGTATTATCTAAATGCTGATGTTCCAAGAGGTAAGATGCTCAGCAATACATGGCTTCACAGCAGTGACGGAAAGTATTATTACCTTGACAGTAACGGTGCTATGTGTGAGAAATGGACACAGATCAGTGGAAAGTGGTATTATTTCTACCCTGGTTCAGGATATATGGCTACAAATACTACAGTTGATTCATTTAGACTTGGTGCAAATGGAGCATGGGTAAGATAG
- a CDS encoding DUF1836 domain-containing protein, producing MKTNIEIINDMIKHLEELDIVRSDDIPDISLYMDQMTGFIDEKLKSFKREEEDKLLTKTMINNYTKNKLLPPSDKKKYTKDHVMLLILIYFYKNVLSFADIKSLCDLSIYESFDKKDGSLSKLYDILLSLEDDKKSEIISDLKRRLEDTKGKISGFDKNNENVELFTFLSDIVLEIYFKQHLIEYILNKI from the coding sequence ATGAAAACTAATATAGAAATCATAAATGATATGATAAAGCATTTGGAGGAATTGGATATTGTAAGATCAGATGATATCCCTGATATTTCGTTATATATGGATCAGATGACAGGGTTTATTGATGAGAAGCTTAAGAGTTTTAAACGAGAGGAGGAAGATAAGCTTCTTACAAAAACAATGATAAATAATTATACAAAGAATAAACTTCTGCCACCTTCGGATAAGAAAAAATATACAAAGGACCATGTAATGCTGCTGATTCTTATATATTTCTATAAGAATGTGCTTTCATTTGCAGATATAAAAAGCCTATGTGACTTGAGTATATATGAGAGCTTTGATAAGAAAGATGGTTCATTGTCTAAGCTGTATGATATTTTACTTAGTTTAGAGGATGATAAAAAAAGTGAAATTATCAGTGATTTGAAAAGAAGGCTGGAAGATACAAAGGGTAAGATTTCCGGTTTTGACAAAAACAATGAAAATGTTGAGTTATTTACCTTTCTATCAGATATTGTTTTGGAAATTTATTTTAAGCAACACCTTATTGAATATATTCTGAATAAAATTTGA